CCCGCCGGTGGAACGGTACGTCGCCCCGCCCGCGCCCAACAGATGCCGTACGCGGGCTACTTGCCGAAGCCGCCCGCACAAACGCCACCGGCCGCCGGGCGGGGGCCCGGCGGCCGGTGGCGATGGACGGTGCGCCCGGCGGGGTCAGTCCTCCGTCGGGGTCAGGCGCAGGGAGATGCTGTTGATGCAGTACCGCTGGTCGGTGGGGGTGGGGTAGCCCTCGCCCTCGAAGACGTGGCCCAGGTGCGAGCCGCACTTCGCGCAGCGGACCTCGGTGCGGACCATGCCGTGCGAGGTGTCCGCGATCAGTTCGACCGCGTCGCTGTCCTTCGGGTCGTAGAAGGACGGCCAGCCGCAGTGCGACTCGAACTTCGTGTCGGAACGGAACAGCTCGGAGCCGCACGCCCGGCAGGAGTAGACGCCTTCCGTCTTGGTGTCCGTGTACTCACCGCGGAAGGCCGGTTCGGTGCCCGCGAGGCGCAGCACCTGGTACTCGGACGGGGTCAGCTCCGCCTGCCACTGCTCGTCCGTCTTCTCGACCTCGTACGCCATGACGCTCCCGCTCCCTCAGTTCGACGGCCGGGCGAGACCGATGCTCTCCAGGATCAGGGGACCCAGATCCGTGACGTCGCCCGCGCCCATGGTGAGAACGAGATCGCCCGGCTTCGCCATTCCCGCGATGACCTCGGCGACGGCGTCCTTGTCGTGCTCGGCGGCGACGTCGGCGCCCGCCGTGCGGGCCGCTTCGATGATGATCTCGCTGGTGACCCCGGGCAGGGGGTCCTCGCGGGCCGGGTAGATGTCCAGGACCACGGAGGCGTCGGCCAGCGCCAGGGCCAGGCCCATCTCCTTGCCGAGTTCCTGCGTGCGGGAGAAGAGGTGGGGCTGGAAGACCACGAGGATGCGGGAGTCCGCCGCGGCGCCGCGGATGGCCTCCAGGTCGGCGGTCATCTCCGTGGGGTGGTGCGCGTAGGAGTCGATGACCTGCACGCCCGCTGCCTCGCCCTTGAGCTGGAGGCGGCGCTTGACGCCGGTGTACTTGCCGAGGGCGGAGGCCAGGTTGTGCGCCGGGATGCCGAGCGCGACGCCGGCGGCGAGCGCCGCGACCGCGTTGTGCGCGTAGTGGCGGCCGGGCACGGAGACGGTGAAGGTGAGCATCCGCCCCTCCAGCACCACCGTGACCTCGCTGGTCAGGCCGCGCGGGGTGATCTTCGTGATCCGGACGTCGGCCTCGGCCTCCTCGCCGTACGTGACGACCCGCAGCCCCTCCCGGCCGGCGACGCGGGCGGCGATCTCGGCCGCACCGGCCTGGCCGTGGGCGACGACCAGGGTGCCGCCGGGGACGATCTTCGAGACGAAGATCTCGAAGGACTCGTAGATCTCCTCCATCGACGCGTAGTTCGCGTGGTGGTCGAGTTCCGCGTTGAGGATGATCGCGACCTGCGGGGCGTACTTGTGGAAGCTGCGGTCGCTCTCGTCCGCCTCGGCCACGAAGATGTCGCCCTCGCCGTGGTGGGCGTTGGAACCCGGGGCGTCCAGGTCGCCGCCGATGGCGTAGGAGGGGTCCAGGCCCAGGGCCGAGAGGGACACCGCCAGCATCGAGGTGGTGGTGGTCTTGCCGTGCGTGCCGGCGACGGCGATCGGCCGCAGGCCGTCCATCAGGGCGGCGAGGGCGTCGGAGCGGTGCACGACCGGGATGCCGAGTTCGGCGGCGCGGGCCAGCTCGGGGTTGTCGGCGCGGATGGCACTGGAGACGACCACGCAGGTGGAGTCGTCCGCGAGGTGGCCGGCGGCGTGCCCGACGTGCACCGTGGCGCCGTGGGCGCGCAGCGCCCGGGCGGTGTCGGAGTCACGGGCGTCACTGCCGGCCACCCGGGCGCCGCGCTGGGCGAGGATCTTCGCGATGCCGGACATGCCGGCTCCGCCGATGCCGATGAAGTGGGGCCGTTCCATGGCGGTCGGCAGGCCGGGCTTCATTCAGGTCGCTCCAGTAATCGATTGCTAGGGGTGGGCCGGGGGCCAGCCTATTCGTTGTGGGCGAAGAGCTTGAGCACCGGAACGCCGACCTTGTGGCGCGCGCGGGAGGCCCAGTCGCGGTGGAAGAACTCCTCCACGAAGTGCGGGGCGGTCAGGACGATCACCTCGTCGGCCCCGGTCTCGTCCACGACGGACCTGAGCTTGTCGAGCGGATGGTCCTCGACGAGCTGCCCGACCGCCTTGGCCCCCTTTCTGCGCAGGGCCTCCAACGAGTGTTCGAGCGCCTGCGCGGCGGGGCGGCGGGCCTCGGAGCCCTCCGGCTCGTCGCCCTCGTGCAGCGCCTCGGGGATCTCGCCGAGCGCGACGTCGTCGATGGCGCGCAGCAGCCTGTCCTGGTCCCCCCTCGGTTGCATGAGGACGATGAAGGAGACCTCGTCGTCTCCGTGCAGGGTGGTGACGAAGTCCACGTCCACCGGGGTCAGCGGCTGCTCGATCATCAATACGCTCGTGAACACGGACGCCCTCTCCTTCATGGGCCGAGGCCGGTGGGCCGGCCTCTGCGGAAACCGTCCTGCCCCGCTCGCGCGCGGGCTTTGCGCGGCTATCTCTGCCCAGGTATGTGCCCAGCGGAAGCTAAGCGGAACGACGAATTCCGCCCCTGGTTCAGATTCGACGGTAACGGGTGAAGAGGAACCCGGCCTCCTCCAGCACACCGGCCGCCGCGAGCCGGTGCGGAACCGTGACGGAGGGCCCCCCGGAGATGCGCTGGGCGTCCCCCGCCGTGAGCATCGGGGAGATCGTCAGGCACAGCTCGTCCAGCACGTCGGCGGCCACGAGCTGCCCCAGCAGCCGGGGGCCGCCCTCGGTGAGCTGGCGGCGCAGGCCGCGCGCGGCCAGTTCCCGTACGGCCCGTACGGGGTCCACTGCCGCCCCGTCGCCCGCGAGCACGACCTCGGCCCCCGCTCCGGCAGCCTCGGCCACGCGGTCGGCGGGCGCGGCGGCGCCGGTGACGACCAGCGTCGGCACGAGGGGGGAGGTGAACAGGGGCAGGGAGAAGTCCAGCTCCATACTTGCGGTGATCACCGCGATGGCGGCCGCGGGACCCTGGCCCGAGGCGCTGCGGCGGTCCGCGAAGGCCTCCCGGGCGCGTGCCGGGCGGTAGCCCTCCTGGCGAACCGTTTCCGCGCCGACGACGATCACGTCGGCCAGGGCGCGCAGGGTGCCGAAGATCTGCATGTCGGTCTCGCCGGAGATCGGCTGCGAGCGGCCGTCGTGCTGGGCGGCTCCGTCCAGGGTCGAGACCATGTTTGCCCGCAGCCAGTGTTCCTCCGGGCCGAGCTCGGGGTACGCATAGGCCTCCGCGAGCTCGTCCAGCGACCACGGGCGGTCGTTCTGGTCTGCTGATGTCTGATCGGTCACAGGGAACAGGCGTCGCATCGATGCAGTGTGCCACGGCACGTAGAGTTGAGGGCTGTGTCAACCTCTCTCACGACCTCCGGTCAGGCCTCCGGGCGGCATCCGATAGCCGACGCGGGCCCCCAGGCCCTGTGTGCCCGGGCCCCCCGCGTGCCCGCCGAACGGCTGGTCGCCGAGATGGTGCCGCCGCCGCGGTTCGACGCGGTGCGCTTCGACACCTACGACCCCGACCCCACCCAGCCCAGCCAGCGCGAGGCCGTCACCGTGCTGAGCACCTTCGCCGCGGGACTGGGCGGGGCGCACGCGAGCGGCACGGGCAAGCGGCGCTGGTTCTCGAAGAAGCCCGCCGCGACGGCCTCCCCGGGCGGGGTCTACCTCGACGGCGGCTACGGCGTCGGCAAGACGCACCTGCTGGCCTCCCTGTGGCACGCGACCCCGGCCGAGCCGGCACTGAAGGCCTTCGGCACCTTCGTGGAGCTGACGAACCTCGTCGGCGCTCTCGGCTTCCAGCAGACCGTGCAGACCCTCGGCGGGCACCGGCTGCTGTGCATCGACGAATTCGAGCTGGACGATCCGGGCGACACGGTGCTGGTGTCCTCGCTGCTGAGCCGGCTGGTGGAGCAGGGCGTGGCGCTGGCCGCGACCTCCAACACGCTGCCCGGCAAGCTCGGCGAGGGCCGGTTCGCCGCGGCTGACTTCCTGCGCGAGATCCAGGGCCTGTCCGCGCACTTCCGGCCACTGCGGATCGACGGCCAGGACTACCGGCACCGGGGGCTGCCGGAGGCGCCGGCGCCGTTCTCGGACGAGCAGGTGGCCAAGGCCGCGTACGCGACGCCGGGCGCGAGCCTCGACGACTTCCCGGGGCTCCTGGACCACCTGGCGAAGGTGCACCCGAGCCGCTACGGAGCGCTGACGGACGGGATATCCGCGGTGTGCCTGACCGATGTCGGCCCGGTCCCCGACCAGTCGACGGCGCTGCGGCTGGTGGTGCTGGCCGACCGGCTGTACGACCGGGAGATACCGGTCCTCGCCTCGGGCGTGCCGTTCGACCGGCTGTTCAGTGAAGACATGCTGGCCGGGGGCTATCGGAAGAAGTACTTCCGCGCCATATCCCGGCTCACCGCCCTGGCGCGCGACGCGAAGGGGCTGGTGGCCCAGTAGGTTGGACGGCGCCGGGCCGTCCGCGTGTGACCGATCGTCATGCGCGGGGCCGGTCCGGTCGTTTCCCACTTCTGCGAAGGGATCCACCATGGCCACCACGCGTACCGCGCACACCGACTGGCAGGGCAACCTCCTCAAGGGCTCCGGCGTCGTCTCCCTCGACTCCTCGGGCCGGGGTTCGTTCGACGTCTCCTGGCCCTCGCGCGCCGAGGCCGCGAACGGCAAGACCAGCCCGGAGGAGCTGATCGCCGCCGCGCACTCCAGCTGCTACTCGATGGCCCTCTCGCACGGCCTCGACGGCGCCGGGACCCCGCCCACCCGGGTGGAGACCAAGGCCGACGTGACGTTCCAGCCGGGTGAGGGCATCACCGGCATCCACCTGACGGTGCGCGCCGAGGTTCCGGGGCTGGACGCCGACGCCTTCCAGGCCGCCGCCGAGGACGCGAAGAAGAACTGCCCGGTCAGCCAGGCCCTGACGGGTACGACGATCACCCTGAGCGCCGAGCTGATCTGACGCCGCCACTCCCGGCCGGCGGGGTGCCCGGCCGGCCGGGCGCCGCGCGGTGGGGCGAGTTCGCCGGGGCCACCGTCTCCCCCCGGCGCCCGGACGGTGTGCGTCGACGCCTGCCCCCGGCAACCGCCTCCGCGGTGGCCGGCCCCCGGAGCACCGATCCGTTTCCGATCCGCCCCACCGTGCGCCGCCGCCCCCGATGTCGGATGATCGGACGAAGTCGACTGATCGGGGTGGACGGCGATGGCGAAGAAGGACGGTACGCGCGGCAAGGCCCGGGCCGGGTCCCCGCCCTCCCTGCGTGAGCTGCTCCGCGTACCGCCCGGCAGGGTCGACCTGACCGCCGTGGACCCGTCCGCGACCCCCGGCGGTCCCTCGCGCAAGGCGGACGCCCTGGCCGACACGGCCTCCAGGACGGCCGGCCCGCTCGCCTCGCTCCAGGAAAGGCTGTACGCGGCGAGCACCGCGGGTGACCGGCGCCGGCTCCTGCTCGTCCTCCAGGGCATGGACACCAGCGGCAAGGGCGGCACGGTCAAGCACGTGATCGGCCTCTTCAACCCCTCGGGATGCCGCATCCACGCCTTCAAAGCGCCCACCCCGGAGGAACGCAGCCACCCCTTCCTCTGGCGCGTCGAAAGGGTCCTCCCCCGGCCCGGCGAGATCGGCATCTTCGACCGCTCGCACTACGAGGACGTCCTGATCGCCCGCGTCCGCGAACTGGTTCCCCGCCGCGAGCTAAACCGGCGCTACGACGAGATCAACCGCTTCGAGGAGGCGCTCGCGCAAGACGGCGTCACCGTGGTGAAGGTCTTCCTCCACATCTCCTACGAGGAGCAGCGCGCCCGGCTGCTGGCCCGGCTCGACAACCCGTCCAAGCACTGGAAGTTCAACGTCGGCGACATCGAGGAGCGGACTCTGTGGCCGGCGTACCAGCGCGCCTACGAGCTGGCGCTGGAGCGCTGCTCCACGGACGCCGCGCCCTGGTGCACCGTGCCCGCCGACCGCAAGTGGTACCGCAACTGGGCCGTCGGCAGGCTCCTGCTGGAGCATCTGGAGGACATCGGCCCGCGCTATCCGGGTGCTGATTTCGACGTAGACGAGTGCCGCGCGCGTCTACTTGCCACATAGTCGGATATTTTGCCTGGCGTGACCCTCTCCGTAGCAGTGCGCAAAGCCGCGGCCACGGCCGTTCTCGGTGCCGCCCTCGCCGGTTGCGGGGGCGGCACCGGCTCCTCGCCGAAGCCGGCCAACGAAATCCGCACGGGCTCCCCGGCGGTCCCCGCCCCCGCCTCGCCCCCCGCCGCCCCTTCGGGCTCCCCGCAGGCCGGCGCGCCGGCCCGGGTGCCCGTCCTGCCGCCCGGCCCGAACGGCCTGACGCCCGTCTTCGAGCGGGCGAAGCAGCACGGCGACAAGACCGTCGCGCTGACCTTCGACGCGGACATGACCTCCGACCAGGGGCCGCGCGCCGCCTCGGGGGAACGTTTCGACAACCCGCAGCTGATCTCGTCCCTGCGCGCCCTCAAGGTGCCCGCCACCATCTTCATGACGGGCCGTTGGGCGGAGGAGTACCCGGACCAGGCGAAGGCCATCGGCAGCGACCCGAACTTCGAGATCGCCAACCACTCGTACAGTCACCACGCCTTCAAGTCCCCCTGCTACGGGCTGCCCGCGCTCGACGGCGCCGCCGCCACGGCCGACGTGGACCGGGCCTTCGCCGCCTTCCGCAAGGCGGGCGCGGTCAACACCGTCCCCTACTTCCGTTTCCCCGGCGGCTGCTACGACGACCAGGCGCTGCGGGCGCTGTCCCCGGCCAAGGTGACGGCCGTGCAGTGGGACGTGGTCAGCGGTGACGCGTTCGCCAAGGACCCCGACGCGGTGGCGGAGCAGGTGCTGGCCGGGGTGAAGCCGGGGTCGGTGGTGGTCATGCACTGCACGCGCAGCGCGGCGCCGGTCACCGAGCAGGCCGTCCGCAAGGTCGTCCCGGAGCTGCGCAAGCGCGGCTACCGCTTCGTGAAGGTCTCCGAACTGATCGGGAAGTAGGGACCTGGTCGTCCCGGACGAGGCCCCCCGCGGTTCAGTGCGCCCGCGGTTCAGTGCGCCGCGGGCGCCTCGGTGACCTCGCTGGGGCGGACGATGACGAATCCCTCGCCGCTCAGCTTGAGCTGTACGGCCTCCCCCGAACCGCCGCGGATCATCGACCCGATCGACTGGGAGCGGTGCAGCCCCGTCTCCAGCGCGGCGCTCCATCCGACCACCGCGTCGGTGTCCACGTAGACGGGCGCCTGCGCGGCGACCGGGATGATGATCGGGTTGCCGTCGCAGATCACCGCGAGCTTTCCGGTCCCGGTGAACAGGCTGTTGAAGAGGCCGCCGCCGGTCATGCCCGCGCCCTTGACCATCTTGATCTCGTAGGACAGCGACGGATCGAAACACAGGACGTTGCGCCCGTTGATGGTCAGGGCGTCACCGGGCTCGAACTCGACGATGAAGCAGTTCGCCGCCTGGTGGGCGAACCAGGCCTCGCCCTGGCCGCGCACCGACATCAGGGGCAGCCCCTCGCCGGTCACGGCCCGCTTGAGCATGCCGCCTATGCCCTGCCCCCTGCGCTCGAACTGGAGGTTGCCGCGGAAGGCGACCATCGAGCCCTGACGGGCCAGCACCTCCCCGTTGACGGTGTACTTGACGGACTTGGCGTTCTGGAGGGTCATGCCGGCGACGGCGGAGGGCTGGACCAGGTTCTCGGACGCGAAAAGATCACTCTTCATGGGCCCGATCCTCGCCCGCAGGCAACCCCTGCGGCATCCTCCTCAAGTCGGAGGCTGGCAGACTGGGCCGGATGAGCACCGAGGACACCCAGGCCCGCCAGGACACCGCCCCCGCACCGGCCGTAGGGGCCGACAGTCCGTTCCGCAAGGAGCACGCGGCCCGCGACGAGGCCCCCCAGTTCGTGCTGCCGCTGGTCGTGCGGATCGAGAAGACCGCGCCGCCGGCCAGGACCGACGCGTTGGAGACGGCGGCCCGCGCGGTGCTGGTGCTGCTGACGGACGAACGCGCGCACGGCGAGGGCGAGTGGGCCGACGCCGTCCGGGACTGGCAGGACGCCCGGATCCGCAAGGTGGTCCGGCGCGCCCGCGGGGCGGAGTGGCGCAAGGCCGAGACCCTGCCGGGGGTCACGGTCCGCGGCGCGGGCCCGTCGGGGGCCGGGTGCGAGGTGCGGGTCTTCCCGCCGGTGCCCCTCGACGGCTGGCCCAAGGAACTGGCCAAGCTCCAGGTGTCGGGCACCGACCTCGACGACCCGGAGCCGGTCCCCGCGGCGGCGCCCGGCGTACCCGTGCTGTGGCTCAACCCGGACCTGGACATGTCGGCCGGCAAGGCGATGGCCCAGGCCGGGCACGCGGCGCAGCTGGCGTGGTGGGAGCTGACCCCCGCGGAGCGCGGCGCGTGGCGGGACTCCGGTTTCCGGCTGGCCGTACGGACGGCTCCGCGCGAGCGGTGGGCGCAGTTGAGCGGGAGCGGCCTGCCGGTGGTGCGGGACGCGGGGTTCACGGAGATCGCCCCGGGCTCCTGCACGGTCGTCTCGGACCATCCGGCGCTGCGGGCGCGGCTGTAGGTCCGCCGGGGGCGGCCGCGGCGGAACCTCAAATGTTGCTCTGAACGTCCCCTCCGGCGGGTTGGCGGGACCTCGCCGGGGCCATCACACCGGCGTACGGACCGAGGGAAGGGGGGCGGGGACATGAAGCCCGTGGCACACCTGGGGGTGGGCATCGGCTGGCGGCCTGAGATCGCGGAAGCGGTGGAACGGCTGCCCGGCCTGGACTGGGTCGAGGTGGTGGCGGAGAACATCTGCCCCGGCCATCTGCCGGCCTCGCTGACGCGGCTGCTGGAGCGCGGCGTCCGCGTCGTCCCGCACGGGGTCTCCCTGGGCCTCGGCGGCGCCGACCGCCCGGACGCCGGGAAGCTGGCCGCGCTCGGGGAGCGGGCCGTGGCGCTGGGGGCGCCGCTGGTCACCGAGCACATCGCGTACGTACGCACCTCCTCGCCGGCGCTGGAGGCCGGGCACCTGCTCCCGGTGCCGCGCACCCGGGAGGCGCTGGACGTGCTCTGCGAGAACGTCCGGATCGCGCAGGACGCGCTGCCCGTGCCGCTGGCGCTGGAGAACATCGCCGCGCTGTTCCCGTGGCCCGGGGACGAGCTGACGGAGGCGCGGTTCCTGACCGAGCTGGTGGAGCGGACGGGGGTGCGGCTGCTCATCGACGTGGCGAACCTGCACACCAACCGGGTGAACCGGGGCGAGGACCCGGCGGCGGTGCTCGACGCGATCCCGCTGGAGGCGCTGGCGTACGTGCACGTCGCCGGGGGTGTGGAGCGCGGCGGCGTGTGGCACGACACGCACGCGCACCCCGTGCCGGAGGTGGTGCTGGACGTACTGGCGCAGCTGCGGGCACGGGTGGAGCCGGCCGGGGTCCTGCTGGAGCGGGACGACGACTTCCCGCCGGAGGGTGAGCTGGCCGGGGAACTCCGGGCCATCCGCGACGTGTTGACGGGCCGCCCGGTCCCACCCGCCCCGGCCCTGCGCGCTGCGTCTGCCGGGGGCTCGGCCTCCGCGGGCCGGCCCCGCGCACGTGCGGCTTCCGATGCCTCGGGCCCCGCCCCGGACGCGGTCGCGGTCCCGCAGACGGACGCGGACGCCGTGGAGGACCGGGCCGGCGTCCCGGAGACCGTGACGGACTCCCTCCGGACCCGGCTCGGGCTCCAGCAGGCCGCCCTGCTGTCCGCGCTCGTCGCGGGAACCCCCGTACCGGAGGGCTTCGACCGGCAGCGGATCCGGGTCCAGGCGCGGGCGCTGGCCGCCAAGCGCGCTTCGGTGGTGGCGAAGGTGGCGCCGGAGCTGCCCGCGCTCCTGGGCGGCGGCGACGCGTACCGCACCGCGTTCCTCGGCTACGCCCGGGGCCGCCCGATGAGGGCCGGGTACCGCCGGGACGCCCTGGACTTCGCCGAGCACCTGCTGATCCGCGGCCTGCCGGCCGACCCGGCGGCCCGCCGCCGTCTCACCGCCTGGTGGCGGGAGCGGGCCGGGGCGCGGCCGCCGCGCCGGGTCGTGCGGTGGGCGCGTGCGCTCGTGGCGAGGGCGGCGTGAACGCGCTCGCCGTGGCGGTCTGGCTCGCCGTGGCGGTCTCCAGCGTGCTGCTCCTGCTCGGCGGGCGCGGGCGGCGCTCCTCGGCGTCCGGCGCGGCGGCGTACCTGCACGACCTGTCGGAGGCCGCGTTCCTGGTGGGCGGGCCCGGGGCGGTCGTGGACAGCGCGCTCGTGTCCCTCCTCTGCGATGGCCGGCTGGTGGTCGGCGGCCCCGGCATCGTCCACGCCCGGCCCGGGGTGCGGGCCGCCGACGTCGCCGAGCGCGCCGTGCTCCAGGCCCTGCTGCGGGCCCCGTCGGGGTGGCTGTACCAGGTGCGGTACGCGGCCATGGTCGACCCGGCCGTGCAGGAGACCGGGGACGCCCTGGCCGACCGCGGGCTGATCACCGTGCCCGGATCCGGGCGCGGGTGGCGCCGCTGGGGGCTGGCCCAGGCGGTGGTGTGCGCGGTGCTGGTGCCGGTGTCCCTGGTGCTCACCTTCGTGGCGTGGGCGCCGGAGCGGGGGTTCCAGGTGCCGTTCGTCTTCGAGGTGTTGCCCGCGCTGCTGATCGGGATCGCGTGCGGGGTCACCGGCTCGCGCCGGGCCCGTCGGCGGATCACGCCGGCGGGGCGGGAGGCGCTGGGCGCGATGCGGGCCCGGTACGCGGGCGACCGGACCCCGCGCGTGCAGACGGCCCTGTTCGGGCTGCGCGGTCTGCGGGACCCGTACCTGCGGCAGCAGTTGGTGCCGGCCGCCCGCGGCACCCGCCTGGCCGCTGCGCAGTCCGGTCCGCGGCGGGCCGGCGACTCCGGCTCGTCCGATGCGGCCGTCCCGTTCGGGCCGCTGGTGTGGTGTGCGGCGGCCGACGGCGGGGGCTCGGGCTCCTCCTGCGCGGGCGCCGGTTCCGGCTGCGGCTCCTCCGGTTCCAGCTGTTCCGCCTCCGCCTGTTCCACCGGCTCGGGGTGCTCGTCCGGTTCCGGTTGCTCCGGCTCGTCGGGCTCCGGCTGCTCGTCCTCCTCGGGATCCGGCTGCTCCTCGGCCTCCTCCTGCTCGTCCTCCTCCGGCTCCAGCTGTTCCAGCAGCTCCTGACCGCCCGTCGGCCCGGCGCGGTACGACAAAAGGGCGGAGCGGGGCGACACCCGGCGCGGGGTGCTGTACAGCGACGCCCGCGCGGCATCTGATCGGATCAGCCGATGAGATGAGAGGGCCGCCATGCGCAGGAAGCTCGCACGCCGCGCGGTCGTCGCGGCGGTCCTCTCCCTGGCTCTGACCGGTCCCGTCCCCGCCCGGGCCGCCGCCGGGACCGACGGGGGCACGGGGGCCGCCGAGGCCGCCGAGGCTGCCGAGGCTGCCGAGGCCGCCGGGGCCGAGGTCGTCGCCCGCAACCCGCCGCTGCTCGACTTCGGGCCCTGCCCCGACGCCGAGATGCTGCCCGACCCCGTCCGGTGCGCGGCCTTGCGCGTCCCGCTCGACTACGCCCGCCCCGACGGCCCGCACATCTCCCTCACCGTCAGCCGGGTTCCCGCCACCGGCCGCGGCGGAGCGGCCCGGCAGGGCGCCCTCGTCCACAACCCGGGCGGGCCCGGCGCCTCCGGGATGGCCTTCCCGCTCTACGGGACCCTGCCCTCCTGGCAGCGCGTCGCCGCCGCCTACGACCTCATCGGGTACGCCCCGCGCGGGGTCGGCCGCTCCGCCCCGCTCTCCTGCCGGGAGCCGGCCGCCCGCGCCGGGGCGCCCACCCAGGTCCCGGCCGACCCCTCACCCGCGTACAAGGGGCAACGGGCCGCCGCCGCCCGGGCCTACGCCCTCGGCTGCGCCCGGCGGGCCGGCGCCGCCCTGCCGTACTACACGACCCTGAACAACGTCCGGGACCTGTACGTGCTCCGCGCCGCCCTCGGGGAACCGAAGCTGAACTTCCTGGGCGCCTCGTACGGCACCTACCTGGGGGCCGTCTACGCCACCCTCTACCCGGGCCACCTGCGCCGCATGGTCTTCGACTCGGCCGTCGACCCCGACCCGCGGCGCGTGTGGTACCGCAACAACCTCGACCAGGGACCCGGCTTCGAGCGCCGCTGGTACGACTTCCGCGCCTGGACCGCCCGCCACCACGCCGCGTACGGCCTCGGCGCCACGCCGGAAGCCGTGCTGGGTGCCTACGAGCGCGTCCGGGCCGCACTGGCCCGCACCCCCGCGGGCGGGGTCGTGGGGACGGGCGAACTGCACGCCGCCTTCCTCCAGACGGCCTACTACGACGACGTCTGGCCGGACCGGGCCCGGGCGCTGGCGGCCTACCTGCGCGGCGACCCGGGTCCGCTGACGGAACAGGCGGCACCGGACCCGGCGCGGGCCGCCGCCGTCGAGAACGCGACGGCCGTCTACACGGCGGTGCTGTGCAACGACGCCCCCTGGCCCGCCGACTGGGAGACCTGGGACCGGGACAACACCGAGGTGGCGCGCCGGGCGCCCTTCGAGACCTGGGCCAACGCGTTCCTCAACCTGCCCTGCGCCTCCTGGCCGGTGCGCGAGCGGCAGCGCCCGGTGGACGTGGCGGCCGGGCGGCCGGGGCTCCCCCGCACGCTGATCGTGGCGGCGGAGCGGGACGGGGCGACCCCCTACCCGGGCGCCCTGGAGCTGCAGCGGCGGCTGGCCCCGTCGGCCGCGCTGGTCACGGAGGAGGGAGCGGGCCAGCACGGGGTGGCCGGCGGTCACAACGACTGCGTCGACCGTCATGTGGAGCGGTACTTGCTGACGGGAGGCACCCCGAGGTGGCGTGCCTCGTGCGCGCCGCATCCGGAGCCCGCACCGGTGTCGCTGGACGAGCGGGCGGCGGGCACCCGGGGGAATGCTCCCAGGGCGCTGCTGCCGCCGGTCGTCTGAACTTCCGGGCGGGGTCTCCGGCTGCGTCGATTCGGGGGCGGGGCCTCCCGATCACCGGAACGCCGCTCCTCTCGCGGAGCGGACTCCTCCGGTCCTTCCCCCCAGGGGAGGTATCAGGCGAGCCCGGCCACCAGATCGGCGACGGACTTGCGGCGTCCGGTGTAGAAGGGCACCTCTTCACGGACGTGCATACGGGCCTCGGAGGCACGCAGGTGACGCATGAGGTCGACGATGCGCCACAGTTCGTCGGCCTCGAAGGCCAGCAGCCACTCGTAGTCGCCGAGCGAGAACGAGGCGACGGTGTTGGCCCGCACGTCGGGGTAGCCGCGGGCCATCTTCCCGTGGTCGGCGAGCATGCGGCGGCGGTCCTCGTCGGGCAGCAGGTACCAGTCGTACGAGCGCACGAAGGGGTACACGCTGACGTACTCGCGCGGGTTCTCGTCGGCCAGGAAGGCCGGGATGTGGGACTTGTTGAACTCGGCCGGGCGGTGCAGGGCCATGTTCGACCAGACCGGCTCCAGGGAGCGGCCCAGCTTGGTGCGGCGGAAGAGGTTGTAGGCGCTCTGGAGCTCGTCCGCCGTCTCCGCGTGCCACCAGATCATGACGTCGGCGTCGGCGCGCAGGCCGGAGACGTCATAGGTGCCGCGGACGGTGATGTCCTTGGCGGCCAGCTGATCGAAGAGTTCCTGGACCTCGTCGGCGAAGCCGGTGCGGTCCTCCGGGAGAACGTCCTTCAGCTTGAAGACGGACCACAGGGTGTAGCGAATGACCTCGTTCAGGTCCTTCG
This Streptomyces sp. NBC_00539 DNA region includes the following protein-coding sequences:
- the hemQ gene encoding hydrogen peroxide-dependent heme synthase, translated to MTAPEKIPNAGKKAKDLNEVIRYTLWSVFKLKDVLPEDRTGFADEVQELFDQLAAKDITVRGTYDVSGLRADADVMIWWHAETADELQSAYNLFRRTKLGRSLEPVWSNMALHRPAEFNKSHIPAFLADENPREYVSVYPFVRSYDWYLLPDEDRRRMLADHGKMARGYPDVRANTVASFSLGDYEWLLAFEADELWRIVDLMRHLRASEARMHVREEVPFYTGRRKSVADLVAGLA
- a CDS encoding alpha/beta hydrolase, yielding MRRKLARRAVVAAVLSLALTGPVPARAAAGTDGGTGAAEAAEAAEAAEAAGAEVVARNPPLLDFGPCPDAEMLPDPVRCAALRVPLDYARPDGPHISLTVSRVPATGRGGAARQGALVHNPGGPGASGMAFPLYGTLPSWQRVAAAYDLIGYAPRGVGRSAPLSCREPAARAGAPTQVPADPSPAYKGQRAAAARAYALGCARRAGAALPYYTTLNNVRDLYVLRAALGEPKLNFLGASYGTYLGAVYATLYPGHLRRMVFDSAVDPDPRRVWYRNNLDQGPGFERRWYDFRAWTARHHAAYGLGATPEAVLGAYERVRAALARTPAGGVVGTGELHAAFLQTAYYDDVWPDRARALAAYLRGDPGPLTEQAAPDPARAAAVENATAVYTAVLCNDAPWPADWETWDRDNTEVARRAPFETWANAFLNLPCASWPVRERQRPVDVAAGRPGLPRTLIVAAERDGATPYPGALELQRRLAPSAALVTEEGAGQHGVAGGHNDCVDRHVERYLLTGGTPRWRASCAPHPEPAPVSLDERAAGTRGNAPRALLPPVV